The window NNNNNNNNTTGGACATGATCTGCCAGAAGAGTTCCTTTGGAGCTACACAAACAATTCAACATAAAGtcagttttaagttttatggAACAGAAGACAtgagttttgtttgatatgaGTCACTTACCAGGCAAACCGGTGAATATCTCAAACTGCTCGTAAGCCTGCCTGACAAACATCTCTGAGCCAGAGACTGTTATGGCTCCGCATTCGTCTGCTTCTCGTAACAGTCTGGTGATTCTAGGAGTGTAGACCGCATCAAATACCAATGCGTAGTGCTTCAATGCATGCTGCAGAACCAAAAACAACCTAGCTTACTGATTTGTCTTATAGATTAAAGATCTGAAGACTGAAGAGAGTTTGCAGGTGATAAGACCAGTATTTGTTCTTTACatgacagaaaataaaatatccgCTCCATTGTTGTCGATAGCTAACATTAGAAAAGAGTTGTTATAAGGAAAGCTTACCTTGGAAATGGGGGTCTCACTAACATTTGGTTGCATACCCATGGATGTGGTGTTGGCCAAAATCATGCCATCTTCTGGGTGAAAGCTATCTAAATCCGCGAGAGATAACGCTCTGCCTCCAATTGCTTCCGCGAGTTCTAGTGCTCGTTCTATAGAAACACAACATTAGGAAGACAAAAAACCACATCATCAATTACAACCGCAAACATGACAGCTAAAAAGAGATGAAATGAAGAGTATTGTCAAGGCCAAAAATGACTGGTAAGTTCGATTAGTATTGTCAAGGCCAAAAATTAAGAGTATTGTCAAGGCCAAAAGGAGTTTCTGAAGCGGAAATGTAACTTTACCGTAAGTTCGATTAGCAATTACAACTTTGGCCCCCTTTTCTTTTGCACCATAAGCAAGTGCCTTGCCTGCTCCACCAGCACCAATAACCACCACTGTTTTACCAGCTAATggcgaagaagaggaaggttcACTGCTTGGATCACCTGAGcctgaaaaaaaaagcataagaaAAGGGTCCATTACTAAAAACCGAAACTTTTCCACGAGAAGCAACAAAAGGATGGAAGCTGTGAACATGAAACTTACTACGCAAGCCATCCTCAATAGCAGAAATGGAACCAAAACAATCCGTGTTGTAACCCAACAACTTTCCGTCGCTTTTTCTCCTTAGTATAGTGTTCACAGCTCCTATAGACTGTAAGATAATAAAATCAAGCATTCAGGGTGAAACAGTGTGGCTATTTATCTATTCTATCTGCTAGTGACTAGGGTTACTATCAAAATTATCTGGTGGTTACTAGGAAAACAGACCTTTGCCAGTGGATCAACCTCGTCACAACATTCCAACGCATCTTCTTTGTGAGGAATTGTACAGCTGCAGGTAAAACAGGTTTAAATCATTCACccaaaaattcttttatttccatgCAAACCTTAAAACGTAAAAGTAAAATGTGGACGAGTCTGTTCAATTACTTCAGAATTGTTTACTCTGGAGAATAACTTATCTGTCCCCGTGATAGCTTACCTGAATCCAGCGAAACCAGCAGATGAGTATACTTGGAGAAAGCTTGCAAGATTATCAACTAACAAGTGAACATATACTCCATTAAATCCAACTGATTTGAAAGCTTGATTGTGAACAATAGGTGATTTGCTGTGACTGACAGGCTTGCCAATAATTCCATACACCTCTGTGTCAGGACCAATTGTTCTAAAGTTGTAAAGATCCAACAGATCTTTGATCGTTGGTTGACCTGGCGCAGAAACTTTTCCAGAATCTAAGGTGCCAAAGGTCAAATAACCACCAAATTTGGAACAAAGAATCCGAGACATCAGACCTCTTTCGCCCATAGTAAGCCCAATTGTGGGAACCTGAAATTTGTGTGAAGAGTTCAGATGATGACAACAGGGAATCACGTTCAGAGGTCGGCAAACACTTGATTTACTTCATGCTGGTAAGCAAGACACTTACTTGAGCATTTGAGGTTATATGGAACATGCGAGCAACATCTGTGATGTCCACAGCAGTAGTAGCAATCTTCACTATGTCGGCTCCAGTCTGTTGTATTCTTGCAACAAGGTCATTGAGATCTTCAACGGAAGGGGTATTCTCATAGTTGTGCGATGAAACAATTACTCTGAAATTCTCAGGCTTCTTTCCTTCAATCGATCTGATGAACTCAGTTGCAACCTTAACAATGCAAACATAGAGTAAAAAGAAACTGATAAGCTAGCATCAAAACACCTTCTGAATACCAAAATTCATCAGTTTATACGACGCTAACCTGAAGTTCAACATCAACGTAATCAGCTCCCAACTCCATGGCCAACCGGAGCACATCCTGTCGCTCCTTTTCATCACCTCCATATTGACCACCTTCCCATTTTGGCCTAAAAAGCAGaacatcaaaccaaaaaaaaaaaaataactttactCTACAAAGGGAAAGAAGACACCAGGAAGTTTCATATCAAACATTGAAAAGTGTCAAGCTTTGAATACAGAAAACAAACCTGTAGGTGAATAGAGTAGGCAGAGGAGATTTCTTTATAATGGTATTAAGATCCTCAAGAGGGTTGAAATCCTTAAGCCAATCTAATCGAACTTCCACCAAGTCAGCACCCAATTCCTGTGCTTTGAAAGTTTCAAGCACCATAATGCCTATTGAATCCGCCATCACTGGAGCACAAATCAAGCTCGGATTTTTCACAAATTCTTGACTTCCTATCTCCACTTCCGTGGAATTTGAAGCCACCTAAAGGGTCACACAGAATAGAACAAGGATATAAATTCCCACAATCTAGATAAAGTTTCGTCTTTTCAGCAAAAATTCCCATAATCTGGATAAAGTTTCGTCTTTTTCAGTTCTATATAAATAGTTTCAAACTCAAGagcaaaacaaaatctgaacaTCAAAAGTCTTCTCCGGAACATAATCCAAAAGATAATTGAACATCAGAAGGAAGAAGAATTCACTAACATAGACGTTGGTGGGTTCCATGCATCGCCGGCGCCGGTGATCGGAAAACAAAACGGGAACCGGCACACTCCTGGTTTGCAGGGAAAAGAACTCGGCGGAGAAGGTATTGGATTTGAAGCGGAGAGATGAATCGGCGGCGGAGAAATTGAGGTTGGCGGCGGAGGTAGGTGAGCGTCGTGGATTAGATAGTAGACGCGGAGAGTAGGTGAGACGAGAAGAAGCAGCCATTGGGAAGAGacgtcaaacaaaaaaactaacagGGGACCCTTCCTTGTTTGCCTCTTTTGCAAATATTTTGACAGAttcttaaaatttggttttttccaactctccttttttttatacGCTGCAATATAATGTTAGGTGGCTTTCTTGTTTCGGAGTTAGGTGGTGTGTAGGCCTAGTGGTGTGGATCATTTGTGGATAAACACAATTCTATTTTTATTcagatatttctttttaagtacggacttgtttttttttttttgcttccattAAGTTAGTCTTCatgagaaaattcaaaatatgtAATCAGAAAATTCATCATATGTAATTAAAAGAATGTTTGAAATGTCACACAAGTTTAGAGTGTGATGTTTTAGAACTAAAGGTTTGTTCAACTCTGTAAACTCAGTAGAGAGCATTCGGTACCATAACTATAACAGTTGGGCATGCGATGCTGTATATAATAAAACTCAGCATTTTTTTGCATTTCATGGGCCCAAGAAGCATGTGGAATGGGCTTTTGTGAATGTTCGGGCTCTCTCTATCTTGTTCACAAACGAATAAGCCCATGACGTTTTTAGAATCCTATAAAAAAATACCAAACCTTTGAGTGACTACACTCTCTATCACAActattatttgatttggtttggtttgattacGTATTTACATTCTTCTGACTGGTTTCGAATCGAATTACCGATATTGAATCCCACTAtctaaaaaagtaaacaaaaacttTAAGCAAACTCACTCACTTTCAAAAAGAGATATCGTTAAAACCAGCAACCCCAAAGAAACATTCTCACACCACAAagctttttaaattttttttttactcgccAACAAACTTTGGtacaaaagacaacaaaatatttggtttggaATAACCCAATTATACATACACTGTACTTTTCATTTGAACATCCAACAAACAAACTTTTAATCACTCTTGCTTAGCAATCCGGATTATCATTTGTATTAGTTGAGTTCGATTTATTTTATCAAGTAATACACATATAACCAAAGAAAGTAAAATTTGGTAGTCTTATTCTATTACCGAATctcaatcaaaataaaataaaaaaaaaatctttagaaaatAGTCTATTTCATTTGCATGTATTGAGAAAACTGATTATGTGCAATATACAAGTAGCAGCTTCTACTCCCTCCTCAAGATTTcaacaataatattttcttttccacCAAACACATcctttcaattaaaaaaaaactaataaaattttgggtttATTGACAAAATAgtacattttcaaaattgtaatacaattattatttataattagagaAATAGATGGGTTTTACTATTTGTGTAATAGAAGATATATGAGATAGATAAGAAAGTGGGGTATTGTATAGTAGTGTAAAATTACAAAAGGGTAGTTGCATAAAAGATATTCGTACAACATATTTAGTGTACACATTTATTACacacatattaaatatttttatttcatttatattgaatatattatatatcagcTGTACGgataaaaacatgtatattaacatatatataagtacacTAAATGTACTATATGGGTTAAacttgtgtattattatttatttgtaaacttGATAATTGTACTCattataatgtgtacagacacaTGTACAGACACCTGTATACattataatgtgtacagacacatgtacacttaataagatGTACGGatacataatttataaaaaatatttaacattattagaTATAATCATTacacaaaatgcatatcaaattattaaaaaaaacatagatttttttgtatctgtaaaaaaaaaaatatatatatatatatatatattgaatattattttagttattagattCAAGAGatgatttaataaatatatatatatatatatttaatttcaatggcacatttgtaaataaaatgattagtaaaggattaaaaaataattcaaatagtAGTAAATAGTGAAAGTGTGTGTTTTGCcaattttaaatagtgaatgtactaATTCtccaattaagttttaaaaatgtactaaaactccaattttctctaaatttttttagaaaaggtGAGACAGATTTcataaatagaaataaaacgaaaaaagcAAATTCTAGTATTTTACTATTAGAGTTAAAAGATTTCTTTTATAGAGACAGTATCATTAAAACACAAAATGCAGatcagtgagagagagagagagaaagacaacctcaaaccaagaaaaaaaaaagaagacaagctTTGATTTGTTCATCATTACAGTAACAAAAAGATGGCTTCATCTATAATGCTAacactcatcatcttcatctctctctcctcatcACTTTCCATCTCTTCCCTGACGACAAACACGATCCCTTCTTCCCCAACAATCTCTCCCTTTGATCAACAGATCTCGCCGGAGATCGCTCCTCTCCTCCCTTCCCCCGCCGTCTCCTCCACCACTCAAACTatcccttcttcttcaacaCTTTTCCAACCAGAAAACGACGACGTTCTCGCTGATCCTGATCCCGCATTCGCTCCCTCCGCTTCTCCACCGCTTTCTTCTCTTGCTACTCCGTCTTCTCCAGCTCCCCAAGTTTTATTCTCCGTCGTCTTCGCCGCCGCCTCGTGTTTCTCGCTCCGTCTTCTTGCCTTTTCAGCTTTATAGGTCACATTTATATTTTAGACCCATGTATGTATTTGTTTTCATGAGTTTTATTTGTCCAAAACATATTTGTATTCTCGAATAAACATTTatttctagtaaaaaaaaaaacatttacagtATTTATCAAGTCCGTATTTTGTCACAAAGtaactaaaaaacaatattttgttacAATTTATGAGTAAAGCGTAAGTAAATCCGTTACGTCAATCACATAATTGATGcataatcctactatattaattggaaaCTCTGAATAAATATCTAATCTACCATTAAGTAATTCACATACAAACAAGAACACtttgataactttttttcttttcacttcaTCTATTTGTTTATgcagttgctttttttttgtttttttttctagttaaaGAACCTTTTGAAAAAGTAGAAATAACGTTTCGAAATAAAGTTTCATATGCTTTACAGTCTACTGTTCTCAGTAGTATCAACTTTTAAATCTTACTGTTCTCAGTACTGTTTAATTTATATGCAATTGAATCCGTAGATATGCAGATAACAATGGAGTTATAGACAGAAAAATTGTCTACAATAATcaattattattgtatatatatatatatatatacacatatggATTTATAGCCACTATAAATAAACTTACACgcattttttatgtatttagaCTTAGAGACTTTGTCTTATAATTAAGACTACTCATTGTAGCTAGATATTCTCTTCAAATCCTTTTAGTTATTTTACCAGTTTTTTAATGGTTATATTCTCTTCAAATCCTTTTAGTTATTTTACCAGTTTTTTAATGGTTATATTCTCTTCAAATCCTTTTAGTTATTTTACCAGTTTTTTAATGGTTATATTCTCTTCAAATCCTTTTAGTTATTTTACCAGTTTTTTAATGGTTGTTTGGTCTAAATCTTGAGACGTGTATAGGAATTGAAAGACGTGTTTAGTGAATTAATAACGTTTAAGTATATTGCATTATTGCAAAATTCCTAAAATGCCAGAAGGCTAGAGGCGCATGCATGTGAGTTACTGCATAATGCTGCCTCACGGCtaaaagcaagaacaacaaaaaaagctgCCTTCTTCTCTTGTCCGACGCTTTATTTCTTAATGCCATAACAACAATAACGGATCAGAAAAGGtttcaatattaaatttttatttaggtgaaaaagaatatataaaggacgtttctttgttttcacatttaGGGTTTTAGTTTATGCGAGACAGATTGTAATAATGTTACTATATATAAGAGGTTGATATCCACTGTTGGATATGGGTTGCGCCCAATATGTCACTCGGCCCAACAACACAgattaattgtgatttcggcCCGACAAAATAAGGAGACAGTCATTAACACTCCGTCGAGGGTAACCTCGACATTTCGCGATGGGAACTCTAGGTCAACAATCCGCTATAAAAGGAGAGGACATTTATTGGGAAGAGGATCCTGATCCGCGGACAATACCTAAAGAGAAATACTTTGCATCAAAAACTGTTATTGTTTTCTGTATAATTCCTtttagcttccgagctcgtcatcattagcttgttagttctcctgtgaactgacgagctcaatcttgactcgttttagtgacgacctcacgtttttatcgttaataaaagaaccaaCTTCACTCTTCCCCcgaaaatctttatttgtttaagttgtgcaatccccagtacaaacaattggcgcccaccgtggggcaagaGTAAAACGTTTCTTTTGATAAATCAAGACCGACGATCCTCACTTCTTCGAAGTCTCAAGAGTCATGACGAACCCCAGCGAAAACTTCAACGAAGCAACGGAGCAGCGATAGGGGCGAACGAGAACACGAACTCTCCCCCCGCCGAGCTCCCTGCCGAACTCCCTGCCGAGCCCAATCGAAGGCTCACTGCCGAGCACAATCTCTCCACCAGCGCCCGACGCGCCCTCTGAGCCTCTCGTAGCTGCACACGTCAAAGTCGGACCTGCCGCAGACCAGCTGGTCACCAGCACCACCGCTCTCCTCACTGCCACTCTCACCAACGCTACCACTCTCCCCAACGCCACCCTCCCCTTACCTATGCAGAGAAATAGACTCGATGA is drawn from Camelina sativa cultivar DH55 chromosome 1, Cs, whole genome shotgun sequence and contains these coding sequences:
- the LOC104722464 gene encoding bifunctional 3-dehydroquinate dehydratase/shikimate dehydrogenase, chloroplastic translates to MAASSRLTYSPRLLSNPRRSPTSAANLNFSAADSSLRFKSNTFSAEFFSLQTRSVPVPVLFSDHRRRRCMEPTNVYVASNSTEVEIGSQEFVKNPSLICAPVMADSIGIMVLETFKAQELGADLVEVRLDWLKDFNPLEDLNTIIKKSPLPTLFTYRPKWEGGQYGGDEKERQDVLRLAMELGADYVDVELQVATEFIRSIEGKKPENFRVIVSSHNYENTPSVEDLNDLVARIQQTGADIVKIATTAVDITDVARMFHITSNAQVPTIGLTMGERGLMSRILCSKFGGYLTFGTLDSGKVSAPGQPTIKDLLDLYNFRTIGPDTEVYGIIGKPVSHSKSPIVHNQAFKSVGFNGVYVHLLVDNLASFLQVYSSAGFAGFSCTIPHKEDALECCDEVDPLAKSIGAVNTILRRKSDGKLLGYNTDCFGSISAIEDGLRSSGDPSSEPSSSSPLAGKTVVVIGAGGAGKALAYGAKEKGAKVVIANRTYERALELAEAIGGRALSLADLDSFHPEDGMILANTTSMGMQPNVSETPISKHALKHYALVFDAVYTPRITRLLREADECGAITVSGSEMFVRQAYEQFEIFTGLPAPKELFWQIMSKY
- the LOC104722553 gene encoding classical arabinogalactan protein 27-like; protein product: MASSIMLTLIIFISLSSSLSISSLTTNTIPSSPTISPFDQQISPEIAPLLPSPAVSSTTQTIPSSSTLFQPENDDVLADPDPAFAPSASPPLSSLATPSSPAPQVLFSVVFAAASCFSLRLLAFSAL